The Leucobacter chromiiresistens genome has a window encoding:
- a CDS encoding 1,4-dihydroxy-2-naphthoate polyprenyltransferase — translation MNQARDRRRSGNPAARAAAERQAAAGAAPRITWRNWVGGARLRTLPLAVAPVAAGSGIAYMVQGFSLTLSLLALAVAVFLQIGVNYANDYSDGVRGTDEFRVGPARLTGSGLVNPKRVLALALVFFGLAAVAGLVAVVLSGRWWFLALGAVAIVAAWFYTGGKRPYGYAGLGEVVVFVFFGIVATVGTVWLQTDIEVQEPWIAGAGVGFFAVAVLVVNNLRDIPTDRLAGKRTLAVRIGDRASRILYVVCVLLPFAVPALYAVAQPGMILVWFVLLIAVPASVITLTAKTPRELILVLQLTSLAALAYGVLLGIAFAF, via the coding sequence GTGAATCAGGCGAGGGATCGACGGCGCTCGGGCAATCCGGCGGCCCGGGCGGCTGCTGAGCGGCAGGCTGCGGCGGGCGCTGCGCCGCGCATCACGTGGCGCAACTGGGTGGGCGGCGCGCGCCTGCGCACGCTTCCGCTCGCCGTTGCGCCCGTCGCTGCGGGCAGCGGCATCGCGTACATGGTGCAGGGCTTCTCGCTGACGTTGAGCCTGCTGGCGCTCGCCGTCGCCGTGTTTCTGCAGATCGGGGTGAACTACGCGAACGACTACTCCGACGGGGTGCGGGGCACCGACGAGTTCCGCGTGGGCCCGGCCCGCCTCACCGGTTCGGGGCTGGTGAACCCGAAGCGGGTGCTCGCGCTCGCGCTCGTATTCTTCGGGCTCGCCGCCGTGGCGGGCCTCGTCGCGGTGGTGCTCAGCGGGCGCTGGTGGTTCCTCGCGCTCGGCGCGGTCGCGATCGTGGCGGCCTGGTTCTACACGGGGGGCAAGCGCCCCTACGGGTATGCGGGCCTGGGCGAGGTCGTGGTGTTCGTGTTCTTCGGGATCGTCGCGACGGTCGGCACGGTGTGGCTGCAGACGGACATCGAGGTGCAGGAGCCCTGGATCGCGGGCGCCGGGGTGGGGTTCTTCGCCGTCGCCGTGCTCGTGGTGAACAATCTGCGCGATATTCCGACGGATCGGCTGGCGGGCAAGCGCACTCTCGCGGTGCGCATCGGGGATCGGGCGTCGCGCATCCTCTACGTGGTGTGCGTGCTGCTGCCCTTCGCCGTGCCGGCGCTCTACGCGGTGGCCCAGCCCGGCATGATCCTCGTCTGGTTCGTGCTGCTCATCGCCGTTCCCGCGTCGGTGATCACGCTGACCGCGAAGACGCCGCGCGAGCTGATTCTCGTGCTGCAGCTCACGAGCCTCGCGGCGCTGGCGTACGGCGTGCTGCTGGGCATCGCGTTCGCGTTCTGA
- a CDS encoding ABC transporter ATP-binding protein, with product MMNHTAASPRPSNDPAHDDPAHDPARTADAPVSTVRALARLLPFARPALPRLITGLFLGLGAAVASLIIPLVLEWAVDGPIASGDRARILWATLGVLLLGVLEALLVFLRRRMVLAPSAAIEYAVRQSFFERLQRLPVAFHDRWQSGQLLSRMMQDISSIRRWLAFGLILLVVNLLTIVIGMALLFRWHWALGVAFIVCSLPIWVVGYRFEQRYGVLSRRSQDQTGDLATAVEESVHGIRVLKAFGRGGHALSQFRRSAETLRETEMRKAREVGGLWFWYELVPILAMGACFITGVWLAAHDLLSTGELVAFFAMAAALRWPMGSLGFLVSFLIDTRTATDRVFEVFDAEQTVREPQHPLTIEHGRGALEFRDVHFRYPDARPDETDLIDGLDLVLRPGETLAIVGATGSGKTTLTTLPTRLFDVTGGSIVLDGVDVRDLALGDLRRRIGVAFEEPILFSASVRENVLLGREDLDPNGPDAERVLHDALAVAQAGFVFDLPQGVDTEVGEEGFSLSGGQRQRLALARVVAAAPDVLVLDDPLSALDVATEALVEAALRRVLVGTTALVVAHRPSTVALADRVAVLRDGRIDAVGTHSELLRTSPHYRHLIAGIEREALVGPADEDAADGDAARGPAAGTMPPGGPAAETTTAGGPAAEHTEEVRP from the coding sequence ATGATGAACCACACCGCCGCTTCCCCGCGCCCCTCGAATGACCCCGCCCACGACGACCCAGCGCACGATCCCGCGCGAACCGCCGACGCGCCCGTCAGCACCGTGCGCGCGCTCGCGCGACTCCTCCCCTTCGCCCGCCCGGCGCTCCCCAGGCTGATCACCGGGCTGTTCCTCGGTCTCGGCGCAGCCGTCGCCAGCCTCATCATCCCGCTCGTGCTCGAGTGGGCGGTCGACGGGCCCATCGCCTCCGGCGACCGCGCTCGCATCCTCTGGGCCACCCTCGGCGTGCTGCTGCTCGGCGTGCTCGAGGCGCTGCTCGTGTTCCTGCGCCGGCGCATGGTGCTCGCGCCCTCGGCCGCGATCGAGTACGCGGTGCGGCAGTCGTTCTTCGAGCGCCTGCAGCGCCTGCCGGTCGCCTTCCACGACCGGTGGCAGTCGGGCCAGCTGCTCAGCCGCATGATGCAGGACATCAGCTCGATCCGCCGCTGGTTGGCGTTCGGCCTGATCCTGCTCGTCGTGAACCTGCTCACGATCGTGATCGGCATGGCCCTGCTCTTCCGCTGGCACTGGGCGCTCGGCGTCGCCTTCATCGTGTGCTCGCTTCCGATCTGGGTCGTCGGCTACCGCTTCGAGCAGCGCTACGGCGTGCTGTCGCGGCGCAGCCAGGATCAGACGGGCGACCTCGCGACAGCGGTGGAGGAGAGCGTGCACGGCATCCGCGTGCTCAAGGCGTTCGGCCGCGGCGGCCACGCGCTCTCGCAGTTCAGGCGCAGCGCCGAGACGCTGCGCGAGACCGAGATGCGGAAGGCGCGCGAGGTCGGCGGGCTCTGGTTCTGGTACGAGCTCGTGCCGATCCTCGCGATGGGGGCGTGCTTCATCACGGGCGTCTGGCTCGCGGCGCACGACCTGCTCTCGACGGGGGAGCTCGTCGCGTTCTTCGCGATGGCGGCGGCGCTGCGGTGGCCCATGGGATCGCTCGGGTTCCTCGTCTCCTTCCTGATCGACACGCGCACGGCGACCGACCGCGTCTTCGAGGTGTTCGACGCCGAGCAGACCGTGCGCGAGCCGCAGCATCCGCTGACGATCGAGCACGGCCGCGGTGCGCTCGAGTTCCGCGACGTGCACTTCCGGTACCCCGACGCCCGCCCCGACGAGACCGACCTCATCGACGGCCTCGACCTCGTGCTGCGGCCGGGGGAGACGCTCGCGATCGTCGGAGCCACCGGAAGCGGCAAGACGACGCTCACGACGCTGCCGACCCGGCTGTTCGACGTGACCGGCGGGTCGATCGTGCTCGACGGCGTCGATGTGCGCGACCTCGCGCTCGGAGACCTGCGTCGCAGGATCGGCGTGGCGTTCGAGGAGCCCATCCTGTTCTCGGCCTCGGTGCGCGAGAACGTGCTGCTGGGGCGGGAGGATCTCGATCCGAACGGGCCCGACGCCGAGCGCGTGCTGCACGACGCGCTGGCGGTCGCCCAGGCCGGGTTCGTCTTCGACCTGCCGCAGGGCGTCGACACCGAGGTGGGGGAGGAGGGGTTCAGCCTCTCGGGCGGGCAGCGTCAGCGCCTCGCCCTCGCTCGCGTGGTGGCGGCGGCGCCCGACGTGCTGGTGCTCGACGACCCGCTCTCGGCGCTCGACGTCGCCACGGAGGCGCTCGTGGAGGCGGCGCTGCGCCGCGTGCTCGTGGGCACGACCGCCCTCGTCGTCGCGCACCGGCCGTCCACCGTCGCGCTCGCCGACCGGGTTGCGGTGCTGCGCGACGGGCGCATCGATGCGGTCGGCACCCACTCCGAGCTGCTGCGCACGAGCCCCCACTACCGGCACCTGATCGCGGGCATCGAGCGCGAGGCGCTCGTCGGACCCGCAGACGAGGACGCCGCGGACGGGGACGCCGCCCGCGGCCCCGCCGCCGGGACGATGCCACCAGGCGGCCCCGCCGCCGAGACGACGACCGCCGGCGGCCCCGCCGCAGAGCATACCGAGGAGGTGCGACCGTGA
- a CDS encoding ABC transporter ATP-binding protein — MSPESVHGTSGEDRNVYTREESRAIRRRSLRLLGSILRPLRRLIALTAAVVIVSSVMRAIGPSLIAYGIDVALPAALDRGDWLPAAGVTAAFVLTGGLGSLLVGWYVVLIARLTQAVMLELRTRIFRHTQRLSLEFHEGYTSGRIISRQTSDLESIQELLDGSLNELVDAVLIGAFTLIMLFLLDWRSGLILLCMGVPLAILMRWFVVESQKGFRSTRVVSARLIVQFVETMTGIRAVQAFRRERRGDADFSAISDEYRGANLRVLRLFGVLDPGLILLANVTVAAVLLWGALRVSAGELAIGVLIAAVLYVRNFFGPLEDVAMFLNSYQSATAALEKVSGVLEEEPTVQDPADPVRLERPRGALTFDHVTFAYGTAGAGARTVIDDCDLELPAGQTVALVGTTGAGKSTLAKLLARFYDPTEGAVRLDGVDLRRLDPADLRRAIVMVTQEAYLFSGTVAENIALGRPDATAAEIRAAARAVGAEAFIESLPDGFETDVNKRGGRVSAGQRQLISFARAFLADPTVLILDEATASLDLPSERLVQSALQRLLADRTAIIIAHRLSTVAIADRVLVMEHGRVVEDGSPEELVTLGGRYARLYRSWESTQV; from the coding sequence GTGAGCCCCGAGAGCGTGCACGGCACGAGCGGCGAGGACCGCAACGTCTACACGCGGGAGGAGAGCCGAGCGATTCGGCGGCGCTCGCTGCGGCTGCTCGGCTCGATCCTGCGCCCGCTGCGCCGGCTCATCGCGCTGACCGCGGCGGTGGTGATCGTGTCGTCGGTGATGCGCGCGATCGGACCCTCCCTGATCGCGTACGGCATCGACGTCGCGCTCCCGGCCGCGCTCGACCGCGGCGACTGGCTGCCCGCAGCCGGCGTCACCGCGGCGTTCGTGCTCACCGGCGGCCTGGGGTCGCTGCTGGTCGGCTGGTACGTCGTGCTCATCGCCCGGCTCACGCAGGCGGTGATGCTCGAGTTGCGCACCCGCATCTTCCGCCACACGCAGCGGCTCAGCCTCGAGTTCCACGAGGGGTATACGTCGGGGCGCATCATCTCCCGCCAGACGAGCGACCTGGAATCGATCCAGGAGCTGCTCGACGGGAGCCTCAACGAGCTCGTCGACGCGGTGCTGATCGGCGCGTTCACGCTCATCATGCTGTTCCTGCTCGACTGGAGGAGCGGCCTGATCCTGCTGTGCATGGGCGTTCCGCTCGCGATCCTCATGCGCTGGTTCGTGGTGGAGTCGCAGAAGGGGTTCCGCTCGACGCGCGTCGTGAGCGCCCGCCTCATCGTGCAGTTCGTGGAGACGATGACGGGCATCCGCGCGGTGCAGGCGTTCCGTCGCGAGCGCCGCGGCGATGCCGACTTCAGCGCGATCTCGGACGAGTACCGCGGCGCGAACCTGCGCGTGCTGCGCCTCTTCGGAGTGCTCGACCCCGGCCTGATCCTGCTCGCGAACGTGACCGTGGCCGCGGTGCTGCTCTGGGGCGCGCTGCGGGTGAGCGCGGGCGAGCTCGCGATCGGCGTGCTCATCGCCGCGGTGCTCTACGTGCGCAACTTCTTCGGCCCGCTCGAAGACGTCGCGATGTTCCTCAACTCGTACCAGTCGGCGACGGCCGCGCTCGAGAAGGTCTCGGGCGTGCTCGAGGAGGAGCCGACGGTGCAGGATCCGGCCGACCCCGTGCGTCTCGAGCGCCCGCGCGGCGCGCTCACGTTCGATCACGTCACCTTCGCATACGGAACCGCCGGTGCGGGGGCGCGCACCGTGATCGACGACTGCGATCTGGAGCTGCCCGCGGGCCAGACGGTGGCGCTCGTCGGAACGACGGGTGCGGGCAAGTCGACGCTCGCGAAGCTGCTCGCGAGGTTCTACGACCCGACCGAGGGCGCGGTGCGGCTCGACGGCGTCGATCTGCGCCGGCTCGACCCCGCCGATCTGCGCCGCGCGATCGTCATGGTGACGCAGGAGGCGTACCTCTTCAGCGGCACCGTCGCCGAGAACATCGCGCTCGGGCGACCCGATGCGACCGCGGCGGAGATTCGCGCGGCCGCGCGAGCGGTGGGAGCGGAGGCGTTCATCGAGTCGCTCCCCGACGGGTTCGAGACCGACGTGAACAAGCGCGGCGGCCGGGTATCGGCGGGCCAGCGCCAGCTGATCTCGTTCGCGCGCGCGTTCCTCGCCGACCCCACCGTGCTCATCCTCGATGAGGCGACCGCGTCGCTCGACCTGCCGAGCGAGCGTCTCGTGCAGAGCGCGCTGCAGCGCCTGCTCGCAGATCGGACGGCCATCATCATCGCGCACCGCCTGTCGACGGTCGCGATCGCGGACCGGGTGCTGGTGATGGAGCACGGCCGCGTGGTGGAGGACGGCTCTCCCGAGGAGCTGGTCACCCTCGGCGGCCGGTACGCGCGGCTCTACCGCAGCTGGGAGTCGACGCAGGTGTGA
- a CDS encoding DUF4229 domain-containing protein — protein sequence MNNPRTAWIVYIVLRLLFFAVPFAVLYAIGLTPWIAAVFAALIGVALSVIFLARTRSTASESIYEWRNRRRTADDIVEDEAVDAGAAGAAGASAGAGAAGAAPDAEPSALPQTSAPDAETRTASATDRRSADS from the coding sequence GTGAACAACCCCCGCACCGCTTGGATCGTGTACATCGTACTGCGCCTGCTGTTCTTCGCAGTGCCGTTCGCGGTGCTCTACGCCATCGGCCTGACGCCCTGGATCGCGGCGGTGTTCGCGGCCCTGATCGGCGTCGCGCTCTCCGTCATCTTCCTGGCGCGCACGCGCTCCACCGCATCCGAGAGCATCTACGAGTGGCGCAACCGCCGCCGCACGGCCGACGACATCGTCGAGGACGAGGCCGTGGATGCGGGTGCAGCGGGCGCAGCAGGGGCATCGGCCGGTGCAGGTGCGGCGGGTGCAGCGCCGGATGCGGAGCCGAGTGCGCTCCCGCAGACCTCCGCGCCGGATGCCGAAACGCGCACCGCGTCCGCAACGGATCGGCGCTCAGCCGACTCCTAG
- a CDS encoding PLD nuclease N-terminal domain-containing protein, whose protein sequence is MVRFVIIGVVIAVALTLYALVDAAMTSGSRARGVNKPVWIAIIAVLPVIGALLWFFIGKGAANAQTARRVAPDDDPRFSGTRLSSSDLDAHMRDLEDRLRELDDETFPGEERAGRRDAARSADAATGADAATGADDAANAQTALNADRATNADSDSDSGADAAPNADTAQDASPGAADTAAGAADTAAEAADTAAEAAGTGAARPDAAGSARAADTGSRPAADDGAAADDAPDADATQQGRSEPRGAEERGTRSDGDAKP, encoded by the coding sequence ATGGTGCGGTTCGTGATAATCGGAGTCGTCATCGCTGTGGCACTGACGCTGTACGCGCTGGTCGACGCCGCGATGACCAGCGGATCGCGTGCGCGCGGGGTGAACAAGCCGGTGTGGATCGCGATCATCGCGGTGCTGCCCGTCATCGGCGCGCTGCTGTGGTTCTTCATCGGCAAGGGCGCCGCGAACGCGCAGACGGCACGGCGGGTCGCCCCCGATGACGACCCCCGCTTCTCGGGTACGCGACTGTCGAGCTCGGATCTCGATGCGCACATGCGGGACCTCGAGGATCGCCTGCGCGAACTCGACGACGAGACGTTCCCGGGCGAGGAGCGCGCGGGGCGGCGCGACGCCGCGAGGAGCGCCGACGCCGCGACCGGCGCCGACGCCGCGACCGGCGCCGACGATGCGGCGAACGCTCAGACCGCGCTGAACGCCGACCGTGCGACTAACGCTGACTCTGACTCTGACTCTGGCGCTGACGCTGCACCGAACGCCGACACCGCGCAGGACGCGTCTCCGGGCGCCGCCGACACCGCAGCCGGCGCCGCCGACACCGCAGCAGAGGCTGCCGACACCGCAGCGGAGGCCGCCGGCACCGGCGCCGCCCGGCCCGACGCCGCCGGCAGCGCCCGCGCCGCCGACACCGGCTCGCGCCCCGCTGCGGACGACGGAGCTGCTGCCGACGACGCCCCCGACGCCGACGCGACGCAGCAGGGGCGTTCCGAGCCCCGCGGCGCCGAGGAGCGCGGAACCCGTTCCGACGGCGACGCGAAGCCGTGA
- the menD gene encoding 2-succinyl-5-enolpyruvyl-6-hydroxy-3-cyclohexene-1-carboxylic-acid synthase: MSAAQPAAASVFAVELLAELVRRGVRDVVVCPGSRSQALALAAAAAQEADAVRLHVKLDERSAGFFALGVARETGMPAPVIVTSGTAVANLMPAVLEAHEGRVPMLLLTADRPEELRGIRSNQATRQADLFGHAARWSVDVPAPEFAGGDLVRDGLRDPASLAARGLAAALGAFGGGPAGPVQLNLSFRDPLSGAAGFERMIAEGFAAAAAEAAERGREAVAAAAAEQGRALNAPAMQSDAQPAPDDSYVHSGDSLAVVIAGAGAGSEAEEFARAAGLPLLAEVVSGARFGREAIAGYATLIDDPQIGGLAERAIVFGHPTLTRQIPRLLRRDDVDVIVVDPHHASGAEYVDPSRDARVVSAARVAPDHDPRALRRWLGAWVVADRALQRDRTTVHEPDLEAALAPGYKERNAYARSEVATMREPISREMLAESVWRGTWPHDRLVIAASRLVRVLDALAPARRVSVHANRGLAGIDGTVATALGIAVASQHAEDPARAAGTTRVLIGDLALLHDAGSLLLLEGERRPRLQLFVANDGGGTIFDGLEVAETADPDAFARVMRTPQRADVGALAAAYRWEHRRVETRSELERLLTEPVSGPMIVEVPLVD, encoded by the coding sequence GTGAGCGCGGCGCAGCCCGCAGCCGCATCGGTCTTCGCGGTCGAGCTGCTCGCCGAGCTCGTGCGCCGCGGCGTGCGCGACGTGGTGGTGTGCCCGGGGTCGCGGTCGCAGGCGCTCGCCCTCGCCGCGGCCGCCGCGCAGGAGGCCGATGCGGTGCGCCTCCACGTGAAGCTCGACGAGCGCTCGGCCGGGTTCTTCGCACTCGGCGTTGCACGTGAAACGGGCATGCCGGCGCCCGTGATCGTGACGAGCGGCACGGCGGTGGCGAACCTCATGCCGGCGGTGCTCGAAGCGCACGAGGGGCGGGTGCCGATGCTGCTGCTCACCGCCGACCGGCCCGAGGAGCTCCGCGGCATCCGCAGCAACCAGGCGACGCGTCAGGCCGACCTGTTCGGGCACGCCGCCCGGTGGTCGGTCGACGTGCCCGCACCCGAATTCGCGGGCGGCGATCTCGTGCGCGACGGGCTGCGCGATCCCGCATCGCTCGCGGCTCGGGGGCTCGCTGCGGCGCTCGGTGCGTTCGGCGGCGGGCCGGCCGGGCCGGTGCAGCTGAATCTCTCGTTCCGCGATCCGCTCTCGGGAGCGGCGGGATTCGAGCGGATGATCGCGGAGGGGTTCGCGGCGGCGGCCGCCGAGGCTGCGGAGCGCGGGCGCGAGGCGGTGGCCGCTGCAGCTGCGGAGCAGGGGCGCGCGCTGAACGCACCGGCGATGCAATCCGATGCGCAGCCCGCCCCCGACGACAGCTACGTGCACTCGGGCGACAGCCTCGCCGTCGTGATCGCGGGCGCGGGCGCCGGATCGGAGGCCGAGGAGTTCGCGCGGGCTGCCGGCCTGCCGCTGCTCGCCGAGGTCGTGAGCGGCGCCCGGTTCGGGCGCGAGGCGATCGCCGGGTACGCGACCCTGATCGACGACCCGCAGATCGGCGGCCTCGCCGAGCGTGCCATCGTATTCGGGCACCCGACTCTGACCCGCCAGATCCCCCGGCTGCTGCGCCGAGACGACGTCGACGTGATCGTCGTCGATCCGCATCACGCCTCGGGTGCCGAGTACGTCGATCCGAGTCGCGATGCGCGCGTCGTGTCTGCGGCGCGGGTAGCTCCGGATCACGATCCGCGGGCGCTGCGCCGCTGGCTCGGGGCGTGGGTGGTGGCCGATCGTGCGCTGCAGCGCGACCGGACGACGGTGCACGAACCCGACCTCGAGGCCGCGCTGGCCCCCGGCTACAAAGAGCGCAACGCGTACGCCCGCTCCGAGGTGGCGACCATGCGCGAGCCGATCTCGCGCGAGATGCTCGCCGAGAGCGTTTGGCGCGGCACGTGGCCGCACGACCGGCTGGTGATCGCGGCCTCCCGGCTCGTGCGGGTGCTCGATGCGCTGGCCCCCGCCCGCCGCGTGAGCGTGCACGCGAACCGGGGGCTCGCGGGCATCGACGGCACGGTGGCGACGGCGCTCGGCATCGCGGTGGCGAGTCAGCACGCCGAGGATCCGGCACGGGCGGCCGGCACGACCCGGGTGCTCATCGGCGATCTCGCGCTGCTGCACGATGCCGGATCGCTGCTGCTGCTGGAGGGTGAGCGCCGCCCGCGCCTGCAGCTGTTCGTCGCGAACGACGGCGGGGGCACCATCTTCGACGGTCTGGAAGTCGCGGAGACCGCTGATCCGGACGCGTTCGCGCGCGTCATGCGGACCCCGCAGCGGGCCGACGTCGGCGCGCTCGCGGCGGCGTACCGGTGGGAGCACCGCCGTGTGGAGACGCGCAGCGAACTGGAGCGGCTGCTCACCGAACCGGTCTCCGGGCCGATGATCGTCGAGGTTCCGCTGGTCGACTGA
- a CDS encoding PPK2 family polyphosphate kinase, which yields MTQAFWTDEVGELLRVRPGFRLSEVDPSATPGTAARKHAGLAELERAAQELRVLQEKLFAQSRLGAKDRLLVVLQAMDAAGKGGIVNHVFGQTEPYGLALTAFKSPTEEERAHDFLWRVERRVPEPGVIGVFDRSHYEDVLIQKVRGFAPPEEIERRYGAINDFEARITADGVRVVKIMLHISPEEQAERLLSRLDDPEKHWKYNPGDVDERLHWPAYMDAFQTAIERTHSDAAPWFVVPANAKWYARAAVQRIVISELAGLSPHWPHPDFDVAAERQRVVDSLDLRWPA from the coding sequence ATGACGCAGGCGTTCTGGACCGATGAGGTGGGCGAACTGCTGCGCGTGCGCCCCGGCTTCCGGCTGAGCGAGGTCGACCCGTCGGCGACGCCCGGCACCGCGGCGCGGAAGCACGCCGGTCTCGCGGAGCTGGAGCGCGCCGCTCAGGAGCTGCGCGTGCTGCAGGAGAAGCTGTTCGCGCAGAGCCGTCTCGGGGCGAAGGATCGGCTGCTCGTCGTGCTGCAGGCGATGGACGCCGCGGGCAAGGGCGGCATCGTCAATCACGTCTTCGGGCAGACCGAGCCGTACGGTCTCGCGTTGACCGCGTTCAAGTCGCCGACCGAGGAGGAGCGCGCGCACGACTTCCTGTGGCGCGTGGAGCGACGGGTGCCCGAGCCGGGCGTCATCGGGGTCTTCGACCGCTCGCACTACGAGGACGTGCTCATCCAGAAGGTGCGCGGCTTCGCCCCGCCCGAGGAGATCGAGCGCAGGTATGGTGCGATCAACGACTTCGAGGCGAGGATCACCGCAGACGGCGTGCGCGTCGTGAAGATCATGCTGCACATCTCGCCCGAGGAGCAGGCGGAGCGGCTGCTGTCACGGCTCGACGACCCCGAGAAGCACTGGAAGTACAACCCGGGAGACGTCGACGAGCGCCTCCACTGGCCCGCCTACATGGACGCCTTCCAGACCGCGATCGAGCGCACCCACTCCGATGCGGCGCCGTGGTTCGTGGTGCCGGCGAACGCGAAGTGGTACGCCCGCGCGGCCGTGCAGCGCATCGTGATCTCGGAGCTCGCAGGGCTCAGTCCGCACTGGCCGCACCCCGACTTCGACGTCGCCGCCGAGCGGCAGCGGGTGGTCGACTCCCTCGACCTGCGCTGGCCCGCGTAG
- a CDS encoding isochorismate synthase, whose protein sequence is MTSTPPAPRLRATTRPLEQAPDLLSLADPSAPLIWTRGDRGCVGIGEVLRLTFSGPRRFSDAAEAWRRIAAAATIDDPVGMPGSGLVALGSFAFADGSAAESVLIVPRVLVARHRGQAWITEIVEMTENGETAENGETVKTEAARFAVPAAPASGDWEGAALHDRELDGGGDSVAAYLAGVREAGARIAHGAFEKIVIARQLAGRLPGGADLRVPLARLAEQYLDCWTFAVDGLIGASPETLIRSTSGAVSARVLAGTRGRHREDAARDARARDELLTSAKEQHEHAFAVQSVVTALSPHVRELRTSEEPFPLRLPNVWHLATDLGAALGEQSSSIELVGALHPTAAVAGTPTSAAVAAIAELEPFDRGRYSGAVGWIDAAGDGEWVIALRCAQLGEPDAETGARSIVASAGGGIVAGSDPTHELGETVSKFRPITEAFAA, encoded by the coding sequence GTGACGAGCACTCCCCCGGCGCCCCGCCTGCGCGCGACGACCCGGCCCCTGGAGCAGGCTCCCGACCTCCTCTCCCTGGCCGACCCGAGCGCGCCGCTGATCTGGACGCGCGGCGACCGCGGCTGCGTCGGCATCGGCGAGGTGCTGCGCCTCACGTTCTCCGGGCCGAGACGGTTCTCGGACGCCGCTGAGGCGTGGCGCCGGATCGCCGCGGCCGCGACCATCGACGACCCGGTCGGCATGCCCGGCTCGGGCCTGGTCGCCCTCGGGTCGTTCGCGTTCGCCGACGGCAGCGCCGCCGAGAGCGTGCTCATCGTGCCGCGCGTGCTGGTCGCCCGCCATCGCGGTCAGGCGTGGATCACCGAGATCGTCGAGATGACGGAGAACGGTGAGACCGCGGAGAACGGTGAGACCGTGAAGACCGAGGCCGCCCGGTTCGCCGTGCCCGCCGCCCCCGCTTCGGGCGACTGGGAGGGGGCGGCGCTGCACGACCGCGAGCTCGACGGCGGCGGCGACTCGGTGGCGGCGTACCTCGCCGGCGTGCGCGAGGCGGGCGCCCGCATCGCGCACGGCGCGTTCGAGAAGATCGTCATCGCGCGCCAGCTCGCAGGCCGGCTGCCCGGCGGCGCCGACCTGCGCGTGCCGCTCGCACGGCTCGCGGAGCAGTACCTCGACTGCTGGACGTTCGCCGTCGACGGCCTCATCGGGGCGAGCCCCGAGACCCTGATCCGATCGACGAGCGGCGCCGTGTCGGCACGAGTGCTCGCCGGAACCCGCGGACGGCATCGGGAGGACGCGGCTCGTGACGCGCGCGCCCGCGACGAGCTCCTCACGAGCGCGAAGGAGCAGCACGAGCACGCCTTCGCCGTGCAGAGCGTCGTCACGGCGCTCTCGCCGCACGTGCGCGAGCTGCGCACCAGTGAAGAGCCCTTCCCGCTCCGACTGCCGAACGTGTGGCATCTCGCCACCGACCTCGGCGCCGCGCTGGGCGAGCAGAGCTCCTCGATCGAGCTCGTCGGCGCCCTCCACCCGACCGCGGCCGTCGCGGGCACCCCGACATCGGCCGCCGTCGCGGCGATCGCCGAACTCGAACCGTTCGACCGCGGCCGGTACTCCGGCGCGGTCGGGTGGATCGACGCCGCCGGGGATGGGGAATGGGTGATCGCCCTGCGCTGCGCGCAGCTCGGCGAGCCGGATGCGGAGACGGGCGCGCGGTCGATCGTGGCGAGCGCCGGCGGCGGTATCGTCGCCGGCTCCGATCCGACTCACGAACTCGGAGAGACGGTGTCGAAGTTCCGTCCCATCACCGAGGCGTTCGCCGCCTGA